In the genome of Segatella copri, one region contains:
- a CDS encoding DUF4296 domain-containing protein, producing MKKICAFFSILICLLLGVVSCKPSLPGDVLSKGKMADILYDYHVALSMAHTADGGDTGQSITYREAVLRKHDVTSAEFDSSMVYYMRHTELLEDVYKELGDRLNNEIVALGGNADASQFDNLSATGDTANVWNLAPAMVLSATKPFNAVSFDIPVDTAFHKGDRLMLDFDTQFIFQDGMRGGVALLAVQFKNDSIAQQVTQISNSQHCSIQVADNDNLGIKSVKGYFMLSDGSFASDMPSSSTLKLMFVEHIKLVRMHQPKTVQTPASSAGTSSTDSLKKDSAQRMGAASSAPSSSSQTQMMHPEPLPGKPGTLPPGRPIRMLPPKQLKGEPLKATNLR from the coding sequence ATGAAGAAGATTTGTGCGTTTTTCTCGATATTGATATGCCTGCTTCTGGGTGTGGTTTCCTGTAAGCCATCCTTGCCTGGAGATGTGTTGTCGAAGGGCAAGATGGCGGATATCCTCTACGATTATCACGTGGCGCTCTCAATGGCGCATACGGCTGATGGAGGGGATACCGGACAGAGCATCACATATCGCGAGGCAGTGCTCAGAAAGCACGACGTTACCTCGGCTGAATTCGACAGTTCGATGGTGTATTACATGCGCCACACCGAATTGCTGGAGGATGTATATAAGGAATTGGGCGACCGCCTGAACAACGAGATTGTAGCCCTGGGTGGTAATGCAGACGCCAGCCAGTTTGATAATCTTTCTGCCACGGGCGATACTGCCAACGTATGGAATCTGGCACCAGCCATGGTGCTTTCTGCCACCAAGCCGTTTAATGCGGTAAGCTTCGATATTCCGGTGGATACCGCCTTTCATAAGGGCGACCGCCTGATGCTCGATTTCGATACGCAGTTCATCTTCCAGGATGGCATGCGTGGTGGTGTGGCTTTGCTCGCCGTGCAGTTTAAGAATGATAGCATTGCCCAACAGGTTACCCAGATTTCCAATTCTCAGCATTGCTCTATTCAGGTGGCTGATAATGACAATCTTGGCATCAAGAGTGTGAAGGGATACTTTATGCTGTCTGATGGTTCTTTTGCTTCGGACATGCCGTCTTCTTCCACGCTCAAGCTGATGTTCGTAGAGCATATCAAGCTGGTTCGCATGCATCAGCCAAAGACTGTCCAGACTCCGGCTTCTTCTGCCGGAACATCTTCTACTGACAGTTTGAAGAAGGATAGTGCCCAGCGCATGGGAGCAGCATCCTCTGCTCCTTCATCATCCTCTCAGACTCAGATGATGCATCCGGAACCGCTTCCGGGCAAACCGGGAACGCTTCCTCCAGGAAGACCTATAAGGATGCTTCCTCCTAAGCAGCTGAAGGGTGAACCGCTGAAGGCAACCAATCTGCGATAG
- a CDS encoding lipoprotein signal peptidase, with translation MEKKSKLHIGWLVTAMVVVLLIIDQWIKLYIKTHFCLGESVRVTDWFFIDFIENNGMAWGMSFIGKFWLSLVRSVAIIFLVWYLHRIIKQGKHRLVYIFLVALVLAGAIGNMIDSMFYGLMFTASSPYYVAYQVPFGEGYAPFFMGKVVDMFRFPFFTYTWPEWFPIWGGQQGTFFDPVFNFADSCVSVGIIAMLIFCRKELEELGEGKKKSSDKLSSSEKSSSGKSSSGKSSEESAQKS, from the coding sequence ATGGAGAAAAAAAGTAAATTACATATCGGCTGGCTCGTCACGGCAATGGTGGTTGTGCTGCTTATCATCGACCAATGGATTAAGCTGTACATCAAGACCCACTTTTGCCTTGGCGAGTCTGTTCGTGTTACAGACTGGTTCTTTATCGATTTCATTGAGAACAACGGTATGGCGTGGGGCATGTCGTTCATCGGCAAGTTCTGGCTGAGCCTCGTGCGCTCGGTAGCCATCATCTTCCTGGTATGGTATCTGCACCGCATCATCAAGCAGGGCAAGCATCGCCTGGTCTATATCTTCCTGGTGGCACTGGTGCTCGCCGGCGCCATCGGCAACATGATTGATTCCATGTTCTATGGCTTGATGTTCACGGCTTCCTCGCCTTATTATGTGGCTTACCAGGTGCCGTTTGGTGAAGGTTATGCGCCTTTCTTCATGGGCAAGGTGGTGGATATGTTCCGCTTCCCGTTCTTCACCTATACATGGCCGGAGTGGTTCCCAATATGGGGTGGACAGCAGGGCACGTTCTTCGACCCTGTGTTCAATTTCGCAGATTCATGTGTCAGCGTGGGTATCATCGCCATGCTCATCTTCTGCCGTAAGGAATTGGAAGAGTTGGGAGAGGGAAAGAAGAAATCTTCTGATAAGTTATCTTCATCAGAGAAATCTTCATCAGGGAAATCTTCATCAGGGAAATCTTCTGAAGAATCTGCCCAGAAATCATAA
- a CDS encoding TraR/DksA family transcriptional regulator codes for MANEKARYSDEELEEFRAIIEEKLKVAKQTYCECMAQLNHSDSNDVVDTSPTYKALEEGSEAQSKEEIIQMAQRQQKFIKGLEAALVRIQNKTYGIDRETGELIPKERLRAVPHATLSVASKEARKK; via the coding sequence ATGGCTAACGAAAAGGCACGTTATAGCGATGAGGAGCTCGAGGAGTTCCGCGCTATCATTGAAGAGAAATTGAAGGTGGCAAAGCAGACTTATTGCGAGTGTATGGCTCAGCTGAACCATTCAGACAGTAATGATGTGGTAGATACATCACCAACCTACAAGGCCCTGGAGGAGGGAAGCGAGGCGCAGAGCAAGGAGGAGATTATCCAGATGGCACAGCGCCAGCAGAAGTTTATCAAGGGATTGGAGGCAGCGTTGGTTCGCATCCAGAACAAGACTTACGGCATCGACCGTGAGACTGGCGAGCTGATTCCTAAGGAGCGCTTGCGTGCTGTACCTCATGCCACATTGAGTGTAGCTTCCAAGGAGGCTAGAAAGAAATAA
- the ileS gene encoding isoleucine--tRNA ligase, which translates to MAKKFAEHNGLNLTQTNNDVLAAWEKNDIFHKSIDEREGCPQFIFFEGPPSANGHPGIHHVLARSIKDTFNRYKTMKGFQVHRKAGWDTHGLPVELGVEKELGITKKDIDNKASEKYISTEDYNHKCRENVMKFTAEWRELTEKMGYFVDLDHPYITYDNKYIETLWWLLKQLYNKGLLYKGYTIQPYSPGAGTGLSSHELNQPGCYRDVKDLTTTAQFLIKDPKAEWTKWGKPYFIAWTTTPWTLPSNVALCVGPKIDYVAIETYNLYNGEPMTLVMAEALVGSYLKADQECKEGDLLPFDKEKKQCPWRIIDHMKGADLEGMHYEQLLPWVKPCEKVDAFAPAFVTEYAAAHPEKVFASEDGRDKFVEMDSEAFRVILGDYVTTDDGTGIVHIAPTFGADDAKVAKDANIPALYLINKKGETRPMVDLQGKFYLIEDLDANFVNACVNKEAYAHHAGDYVKNAYDPQFNVDGVWDKKASDKAEDLNIVLCYELKQEGKAFKSEKHVHNYPHCWRTDKPILYYPLDSWFIKDTARKERMVELNKTINWQPESTGTGRFGNWLENLNDWNLSRSRFWGTPLPIWRDENRGEKCIGSLEELYAEIEKSVAAGIMQSNPLKENGFVPGDYCQENYDKIDLHRPYVDKIVLVNEEGKPMYRESDLIDVWFDSGSMPYAQLHYPFEGEMARGTEADRDALIHSTYEGYAIPPKFYPADFINEGVDQTRGWFFTLHAIATMVFDSVAFKNVISSGLVLDAKGNKMSKHVGNVTNPFEMIDKYGADPVRFYMMTNSEPWDNLKFDPNGVDETRRKFFGTLYNTYSFFALYANVDGFDAEAAQVPFEKRPEIDRWILSSLNTLIKGVDRELAGYDPTRAGRLIDAFVNDDLSNWYVRLNRKRFWGKEMSEDKLSAYQTLYTCLMTVAKLLAPFAPFYADELYHDLGGELESVHLDKFPVADEAAIDADLEERMAIAQKITSMVLALRRKVNIKVRQPLQQIMIPAVDDVQKAHIEAVAGLLKNEVNVKEVNFIEGQGILVKKVKCNFRVMGKKFGKLMKGVAAQMSALDQDQIAAFEKAGNITLNIDGQEAVVEVADVEIISEDIPGWLVSNEGNLTVALEVELTPELKKEGMARELINRIQNLRKETGLEITDRIKVTVAPNEETNAAIESFGDYIKGQVLADSIEIGDNAGVETEFDDFKLNILVEKN; encoded by the coding sequence ATGGCTAAGAAATTTGCCGAGCACAACGGTCTGAATCTCACTCAGACAAACAATGACGTACTAGCAGCGTGGGAGAAAAACGATATCTTCCACAAGTCTATCGACGAGCGTGAAGGCTGCCCTCAGTTTATCTTCTTCGAGGGACCTCCATCAGCTAATGGCCACCCGGGTATTCACCACGTGTTGGCACGTAGTATCAAGGATACATTCAACAGATACAAGACCATGAAGGGCTTCCAGGTTCACCGCAAGGCGGGATGGGATACCCACGGACTCCCTGTTGAACTCGGTGTCGAGAAGGAACTCGGCATCACCAAGAAGGATATCGACAACAAGGCTTCCGAGAAGTATATCTCTACCGAGGATTACAACCACAAGTGCCGCGAGAACGTGATGAAGTTCACCGCCGAGTGGCGCGAGTTGACCGAGAAGATGGGTTACTTCGTAGATCTCGATCATCCTTATATCACTTACGATAACAAGTATATCGAGACTCTCTGGTGGCTCCTCAAGCAGCTCTACAACAAGGGCCTGCTCTACAAGGGTTACACCATCCAGCCATACTCTCCAGGCGCAGGTACAGGTTTGAGCTCTCACGAGTTGAACCAGCCTGGATGCTACCGCGATGTTAAGGACCTCACCACCACAGCCCAGTTCCTCATCAAGGATCCTAAGGCAGAGTGGACCAAGTGGGGCAAGCCATACTTCATCGCATGGACCACTACACCTTGGACTCTGCCATCAAACGTGGCTCTCTGTGTGGGTCCTAAGATTGACTATGTAGCCATCGAGACCTACAACCTCTACAATGGCGAGCCTATGACTCTCGTGATGGCTGAGGCGCTGGTAGGTTCATATCTGAAGGCAGACCAGGAGTGCAAGGAAGGCGATCTCCTTCCATTCGACAAGGAGAAGAAGCAGTGCCCATGGCGCATTATCGACCACATGAAGGGTGCCGACCTCGAAGGCATGCACTACGAGCAGCTCCTGCCATGGGTGAAGCCATGCGAGAAGGTAGATGCCTTTGCTCCAGCTTTCGTAACAGAATATGCAGCTGCTCATCCTGAGAAGGTATTCGCTTCTGAGGATGGTCGCGATAAGTTCGTTGAGATGGATAGCGAGGCTTTCCGCGTAATCCTCGGCGACTATGTTACTACCGATGACGGTACTGGTATCGTGCACATCGCACCTACATTCGGTGCTGATGACGCCAAGGTGGCTAAGGATGCCAACATCCCAGCCCTCTACCTTATTAATAAGAAGGGTGAGACCCGCCCAATGGTTGACCTGCAGGGTAAGTTCTATCTCATCGAAGACCTCGATGCCAACTTCGTGAACGCTTGCGTCAACAAGGAGGCATACGCTCATCACGCAGGCGACTACGTGAAGAATGCCTACGACCCACAGTTTAATGTGGATGGTGTTTGGGACAAGAAGGCTTCTGATAAGGCTGAAGATCTGAACATCGTACTCTGCTACGAGTTGAAGCAGGAGGGCAAGGCATTCAAGAGCGAGAAACATGTTCACAACTATCCTCACTGCTGGCGTACCGACAAGCCTATCCTCTACTACCCATTGGATAGCTGGTTTATCAAGGATACCGCCCGCAAGGAGCGCATGGTAGAATTGAACAAGACCATCAACTGGCAGCCTGAGAGCACCGGTACAGGCCGTTTCGGCAACTGGCTCGAGAACCTGAACGACTGGAACCTTTCACGTTCACGCTTCTGGGGTACTCCATTGCCAATCTGGCGTGACGAGAACCGTGGCGAGAAGTGCATCGGCAGCTTGGAGGAACTCTATGCTGAAATCGAGAAGTCTGTGGCTGCCGGCATCATGCAGAGCAACCCATTGAAGGAGAATGGTTTCGTTCCTGGCGACTACTGTCAGGAGAACTATGATAAGATTGACCTCCACCGTCCATACGTTGACAAGATCGTATTGGTTAACGAGGAGGGCAAGCCAATGTATCGTGAGAGCGACCTGATTGACGTTTGGTTCGATTCAGGTTCAATGCCTTATGCCCAGCTCCACTACCCATTCGAGGGAGAGATGGCTCGTGGCACAGAGGCCGACCGCGATGCACTCATCCACAGCACCTACGAGGGATATGCTATTCCTCCTAAGTTCTATCCAGCCGACTTCATCAACGAGGGCGTGGATCAGACCCGTGGATGGTTCTTCACCCTGCATGCCATCGCTACCATGGTATTCGACAGCGTAGCCTTCAAGAACGTCATCTCTTCTGGTCTCGTTCTCGATGCCAAGGGTAACAAGATGAGTAAGCACGTGGGTAACGTAACCAACCCATTCGAGATGATCGATAAGTATGGTGCCGACCCTGTTCGTTTCTATATGATGACCAACAGCGAGCCTTGGGACAACCTGAAGTTCGACCCTAACGGTGTGGATGAGACCCGTCGCAAGTTCTTCGGTACCTTATATAATACCTACAGTTTCTTCGCCCTCTATGCTAATGTAGATGGTTTCGATGCTGAGGCTGCTCAGGTGCCATTCGAGAAGCGCCCAGAGATCGACCGCTGGATTCTCTCTTCACTCAATACCCTCATCAAGGGTGTTGACAGAGAGTTGGCTGGCTATGATCCAACCCGCGCAGGCCGTCTCATCGACGCTTTCGTGAACGATGACCTCTCTAACTGGTACGTTCGTCTGAACCGTAAACGTTTCTGGGGTAAGGAGATGAGCGAGGATAAGTTGAGTGCTTACCAGACTCTCTATACCTGTTTGATGACAGTGGCTAAGCTGCTGGCACCATTTGCTCCATTCTATGCAGACGAGTTGTATCACGACTTGGGCGGCGAACTGGAGAGCGTACACCTCGACAAGTTCCCTGTAGCTGATGAGGCTGCTATCGATGCCGACCTGGAGGAGCGTATGGCCATCGCCCAGAAGATTACTTCTATGGTATTGGCATTGCGCCGCAAGGTGAACATCAAGGTGCGTCAGCCACTGCAGCAGATCATGATTCCAGCCGTAGATGATGTACAGAAGGCACACATCGAGGCTGTAGCAGGACTGTTGAAGAACGAGGTGAACGTGAAGGAGGTTAACTTCATTGAGGGTCAGGGCATTCTCGTTAAGAAGGTGAAGTGTAACTTCAGAGTGATGGGTAAGAAGTTCGGCAAGCTGATGAAGGGTGTTGCTGCCCAGATGTCAGCACTCGATCAAGACCAGATTGCAGCCTTCGAGAAGGCAGGCAACATCACATTGAATATTGACGGACAGGAAGCCGTGGTAGAGGTAGCCGACGTGGAGATTATCTCAGAGGATATCCCAGGATGGCTCGTATCTAACGAGGGCAATCTGACCGTGGCACTTGAGGTAGAGTTGACTCCTGAATTGAAGAAGGAGGGTATGGCTCGTGAGCTGATCAACCGTATCCAGAACCTCCGCAAGGAGACTGGTTTGGAGATTACCGACCGCATCAAGGTGACTGTGGCTCCTAACGAGGAGACCAATGCTGCCATCGAGTCATTCGGCGACTACATCAAGGGTCAGGTATTGGCAGACAGCATCGAAATCGGTGACAACGCAGGTGTTGAGACCGAGTTTGATGACTTTAAGTTGAACATTCTCGTAGAGAAGAATTAA
- a CDS encoding NAD(+) synthase, whose product MKYGFIKVASAIPAVKVGDVIFNTQQIENQIAQAEGKGVEIITFPELSITGYSCQDLFRQQMLLESSEQAVMMLLDFTRKLDIISIVGAPVVVGDLLLNCGIVIQHGQILGIVPKTYLPNYSEFYEKRWFASAQDLRDCEVRYAGHKVKLTPDVQIFHTFDGVQFGVEICEDVWAPAPPSNKLALAGADLIFNLSASDELIGKHNYLKSLLSQQSARTMTGYIYSSCGFGESTQDVVYGGNALVYENGVLLSQSERFSLDPQMVIAQVDVEKLRSERRTNSTYVNAQRNIKYSVLGGQFNIRNIDAEPTENEREFVLEREVNPHPFIPTSSDMNASCEEIFNIQLMGLAKRIVHTHAKTVVVGISGGLDSTLALLVCVKAFDKLKMDRRGIVGVTMPGFGTTDRTYNNAISLMQSLGISIREISIAKAVTQHFEDIGHDASVHDVTYENSQARERTQILMDLANKMGGMVIGTGDLSELALGWATYNGDHMSMYGVNASIPKTLIRHLVNHVAESGVDEQSRITLRDIIDTPISPELIPADENGNIKQKTEDLVGPYELHDFFLYYFLRFGFRPAKIYMLAKKAFIDTKLERVKISDNDPDSYDEETIKKWLKTFVRRFFNQQFKRSCLPDGPKVGSVSLSPRGDWRMPSDAASSIWLQEAENL is encoded by the coding sequence ATGAAGTACGGATTTATTAAGGTGGCAAGTGCCATCCCTGCCGTCAAGGTGGGCGATGTCATCTTCAACACCCAACAGATAGAAAACCAGATAGCCCAGGCGGAAGGCAAGGGCGTAGAGATCATCACTTTTCCGGAATTATCCATCACGGGATATTCCTGTCAGGACCTCTTCCGACAGCAGATGCTCCTGGAATCATCCGAGCAGGCAGTGATGATGCTGCTCGATTTCACCCGAAAGCTCGACATCATCTCTATTGTCGGTGCTCCGGTAGTGGTAGGCGACCTGCTACTGAATTGCGGTATCGTGATTCAGCACGGACAGATCTTGGGCATCGTGCCAAAGACTTATCTGCCTAACTACAGCGAGTTCTACGAGAAGCGCTGGTTTGCCTCTGCGCAGGACTTGCGCGATTGCGAGGTTCGCTATGCCGGACATAAGGTGAAACTGACACCCGATGTTCAGATATTCCACACCTTCGACGGCGTGCAGTTTGGCGTGGAGATATGCGAGGATGTATGGGCTCCGGCTCCTCCTAGCAACAAGTTGGCGCTGGCTGGTGCCGACCTTATCTTCAACCTCTCTGCCAGCGATGAACTCATCGGAAAGCACAACTATCTGAAGAGCCTGCTGAGTCAGCAGAGTGCCCGCACCATGACGGGTTACATCTACAGTTCCTGTGGTTTCGGCGAGAGCACGCAGGATGTGGTTTATGGCGGAAATGCCCTGGTTTACGAGAATGGAGTATTACTTTCACAGAGTGAACGTTTTTCTCTTGACCCTCAGATGGTTATTGCGCAGGTTGATGTAGAGAAACTCCGTTCGGAGCGTCGCACCAATTCCACCTACGTCAATGCCCAGCGCAACATCAAATATTCGGTTCTGGGCGGACAGTTCAATATCCGAAACATCGATGCTGAGCCTACCGAGAACGAGCGTGAATTCGTATTGGAGCGCGAGGTGAATCCGCATCCTTTCATTCCTACCAGCAGCGATATGAATGCCTCCTGCGAGGAGATTTTCAATATCCAGTTGATGGGTCTTGCCAAGCGCATCGTCCACACCCATGCCAAGACGGTGGTAGTGGGCATCAGCGGCGGATTGGATTCCACTCTTGCCCTGCTCGTCTGCGTCAAGGCATTCGATAAGCTGAAGATGGACCGCCGTGGCATCGTGGGTGTTACCATGCCAGGTTTCGGAACCACCGACAGAACATATAATAATGCCATCTCGCTGATGCAGAGTCTGGGCATCAGCATCCGTGAAATCAGCATCGCCAAGGCGGTGACCCAGCATTTCGAGGATATCGGTCATGATGCCAGCGTGCATGATGTTACCTACGAGAATTCTCAGGCACGCGAGCGTACCCAGATTCTGATGGACCTTGCCAACAAGATGGGCGGTATGGTGATAGGTACCGGCGACCTCTCTGAGCTGGCTCTGGGCTGGGCTACCTATAATGGCGACCACATGAGCATGTATGGCGTGAATGCCAGCATCCCTAAGACCCTGATCCGTCATCTCGTGAACCATGTTGCCGAGAGTGGGGTAGATGAGCAGAGTCGCATCACCCTGCGCGACATCATCGACACGCCAATCAGTCCAGAGCTGATTCCTGCCGATGAGAACGGAAACATCAAGCAGAAGACAGAAGACCTTGTGGGACCATACGAACTGCATGATTTCTTCCTCTATTACTTCCTGCGCTTCGGTTTCCGTCCAGCCAAGATTTACATGTTGGCTAAGAAGGCGTTTATCGATACCAAGCTGGAGCGTGTGAAAATCAGCGACAACGATCCTGATTCCTACGATGAGGAGACTATCAAGAAATGGCTCAAGACATTTGTTCGCCGTTTCTTCAACCAGCAGTTCAAGCGAAGCTGTCTGCCTGATGGTCCGAAGGTGGGAAGCGTGAGCCTCAGTCCTCGTGGCGACTGGCGCATGCCTAGCGATGCCGCATCCTCCATCTGGCTGCAGGAGGCGGAAAACCTGTAG
- a CDS encoding DUF2027 domain-containing protein — protein MKKGDKVRFLSEVGGGKVAGFQGKNIVLVEDEDGFEIPMPINEVVVVEQDDYAMGKMISAKMDAKQRAEEHANTELHQDSRSIKAILNEHENDVDMNVEEYDAADREITFVKQIQERTGGNKLSAYLAFVPIDIKDVTNTRFESYMVNDSNYYLRYTYLVAEGNAWTLKAEGEIEPNTKLFIEEFGREALNEMEHIAIQLIAYKKDKPFLLKPATDVQFRLDPVKFYKLHLFEENDFFETPAYLFTIVENDEVARPLVIDSKRLKEQMYKDEKVIANTSKKKSKKDDGTLIIDLHADEVLETTAGMNSADILHYQMDIFKKTMAENKKNKGQKIIFIHGKGEGVLRQALIHELNYRYKSCTYQDASFQEYGYGATQVTIR, from the coding sequence ATGAAGAAAGGTGATAAAGTAAGATTCCTGAGTGAAGTGGGCGGCGGAAAGGTGGCCGGCTTCCAGGGCAAAAACATTGTGTTGGTGGAGGATGAAGACGGATTCGAGATTCCGATGCCTATCAACGAGGTGGTAGTGGTGGAGCAGGACGACTATGCCATGGGCAAGATGATTTCTGCCAAGATGGATGCCAAGCAGAGAGCGGAGGAGCATGCCAACACCGAACTGCATCAGGACAGCCGAAGCATCAAGGCTATCCTGAACGAGCACGAGAACGACGTGGATATGAACGTAGAGGAATATGATGCTGCCGACCGCGAGATTACCTTCGTGAAGCAGATTCAGGAGCGTACGGGCGGCAACAAACTCAGCGCTTACCTCGCCTTCGTGCCTATCGACATCAAGGACGTGACCAATACCCGCTTCGAATCGTATATGGTGAACGACAGCAACTACTATCTGCGCTACACCTATCTCGTAGCCGAGGGCAATGCATGGACCCTGAAGGCTGAAGGCGAAATCGAGCCGAACACCAAACTCTTTATCGAGGAATTCGGTCGTGAAGCCCTGAACGAGATGGAGCACATCGCCATCCAGCTGATTGCCTATAAGAAGGATAAGCCTTTCCTTCTGAAGCCAGCCACGGACGTTCAGTTCCGCCTCGACCCGGTGAAGTTCTACAAGCTTCATCTCTTCGAGGAGAATGACTTCTTCGAGACGCCAGCCTATCTCTTCACCATCGTAGAGAACGACGAGGTAGCCCGTCCGCTGGTCATTGATTCCAAGCGCTTGAAGGAGCAGATGTACAAGGACGAGAAGGTGATAGCCAACACCAGCAAGAAGAAGAGTAAGAAGGATGACGGTACCCTCATCATCGATCTTCATGCAGATGAAGTGCTTGAAACAACTGCAGGAATGAACTCTGCCGATATTCTTCATTATCAGATGGATATCTTCAAGAAGACGATGGCTGAGAACAAGAAGAACAAGGGACAGAAGATTATCTTCATCCATGGTAAGGGCGAGGGCGTATTGCGCCAGGCACTCATCCATGAGTTGAACTATCGCTATAAGAGCTGCACCTATCAGGATGCTTCCTTCCAGGAGTATGGATATGGTGCCACACAGGTTACTATCCGATAA
- the ispE gene encoding 4-(cytidine 5'-diphospho)-2-C-methyl-D-erythritol kinase translates to MITFPCAKINLGLNIVSKRADGYHNLETVFYPIPLTDALEIKLMGDEFPSEVPCDLKITGNAVDCDEQKNLVVKAYNMIAADFKIPRIHAHLVKRIPSQAGMGGGSADAAYMIRLLDERFRLNIGIPEMERYAAKLGADCAYFISADPEDGDTACYAEGIGDELMPVSGPGDNMKGYYIVVVKRDDIAVSTKDAYAAITPKQPAKCCRDIVRQPIETWKEELINDFEAPIFAMHPELAEIKQKLYNLGAVYAAMSGSGSAIFGIFKHKPANIEEQFDGMFCKVLKL, encoded by the coding sequence ATGATTACATTTCCATGCGCCAAAATAAATCTTGGCTTAAACATAGTAAGCAAGCGGGCTGACGGTTACCACAACCTGGAGACCGTGTTCTACCCTATCCCGCTTACCGACGCCCTGGAAATCAAACTGATGGGCGATGAATTTCCAAGCGAGGTGCCTTGTGACTTGAAGATTACGGGCAACGCTGTAGATTGCGATGAGCAGAAGAACCTGGTGGTGAAGGCATACAATATGATTGCTGCCGACTTCAAGATTCCTCGCATCCATGCTCATCTGGTGAAGCGTATTCCTTCGCAGGCCGGAATGGGTGGCGGCTCGGCTGATGCTGCCTACATGATCCGTCTGCTTGATGAACGCTTCCGCCTCAACATCGGAATCCCGGAGATGGAGCGATATGCGGCCAAACTGGGTGCCGACTGCGCCTACTTTATCAGTGCTGACCCTGAGGATGGAGATACAGCCTGCTATGCTGAGGGTATCGGCGACGAACTGATGCCGGTGAGCGGTCCTGGCGACAACATGAAGGGCTATTACATTGTGGTGGTGAAGCGCGACGACATCGCCGTAAGCACCAAGGATGCCTATGCTGCCATCACCCCGAAGCAGCCTGCCAAGTGCTGCCGCGACATCGTGCGCCAGCCTATCGAGACGTGGAAGGAGGAGCTCATCAACGATTTCGAGGCTCCTATCTTTGCGATGCATCCCGAGCTTGCCGAAATCAAGCAGAAGCTCTATAATCTGGGTGCCGTATATGCAGCCATGAGCGGAAGCGGGAGTGCCATCTTCGGCATCTTCAAGCATAAGCCAGCGAATATCGAAGAGCAGTTCGACGGAATGTTCTGCAAGGTATTAAAACTCTAG
- a CDS encoding DNA alkylation repair protein produces MNEETHQKLMTIKRSFRLLMNGPGSQSMRDKGLGYKLNWGVPFYELKKMAQEYGKDYDLAIELWKEDIRECKILATLIMPADRMLAEITDIWMEQVQSQEMAEMLAFNLLQHVEYAPVIAYQWIASDKPLYEIAGFQLLARLFANGKEPNDRGINEFLDQAAVAFQGDNMGVKHAAANAVMRFCDFGEDFENIARGALKGIFEI; encoded by the coding sequence ATGAACGAAGAAACACATCAGAAACTGATGACTATCAAGCGAAGCTTTCGCTTGCTGATGAACGGTCCGGGTTCGCAATCCATGCGCGACAAGGGCTTGGGATATAAGCTGAATTGGGGTGTGCCCTTCTATGAATTGAAGAAGATGGCGCAGGAATACGGCAAGGATTACGACCTCGCCATTGAACTTTGGAAGGAAGACATCCGAGAGTGCAAGATTCTTGCCACCCTCATCATGCCTGCCGACAGGATGCTTGCCGAGATAACGGATATCTGGATGGAGCAGGTGCAGAGCCAGGAGATGGCAGAGATGCTTGCCTTCAACCTGTTGCAGCATGTGGAGTATGCGCCTGTCATTGCCTATCAATGGATAGCCAGCGACAAACCGCTTTACGAAATAGCCGGTTTCCAGCTTCTAGCCCGTCTCTTTGCGAATGGCAAAGAACCTAACGACCGTGGTATCAATGAGTTCCTGGATCAGGCTGCCGTTGCCTTCCAGGGTGACAACATGGGTGTGAAGCATGCAGCCGCCAATGCAGTGATGCGTTTCTGCGATTTCGGAGAAGATTTCGAGAATATCGCCAGAGGGGCACTCAAGGGTATCTTCGAGATATAA
- a CDS encoding NUDIX hydrolase has product MTDNKNEEFPIVDEMGNILGAITRGHAHDGSKILHPVVHLHVFNSKGDLYLQHRPAWKDIQPDKWDTACGGHVDLGESVNQALHREVREELGITDFEPESLGHYVFESQREKELVYVHRCVYDGEVKPSQEELAGGRFWSKDEIKENIGKGVFTPNFENEYQKFFML; this is encoded by the coding sequence ATGACAGATAACAAGAACGAGGAATTTCCGATAGTAGATGAAATGGGCAATATCCTGGGTGCCATCACCCGAGGTCATGCCCATGATGGAAGCAAGATATTGCATCCTGTGGTTCATCTGCATGTATTCAACAGTAAGGGAGATTTATATCTCCAGCATCGTCCGGCATGGAAGGATATCCAGCCTGATAAGTGGGATACTGCCTGTGGCGGACATGTGGATTTGGGAGAGAGCGTGAACCAGGCGCTTCATCGTGAAGTGAGGGAAGAACTGGGAATCACGGATTTCGAACCGGAGTCTTTAGGACACTATGTGTTTGAGAGTCAGAGAGAAAAGGAACTGGTATATGTGCATCGCTGTGTGTATGATGGCGAGGTGAAACCGAGCCAGGAGGAATTGGCTGGCGGCAGATTCTGGAGTAAGGATGAAATCAAGGAAAATATAGGCAAAGGTGTTTTCACTCCGAATTTCGAAAACGAATACCAGAAGTTTTTCATGTTATAA